The DNA window GCATTTACAGTTCCAGCATATTCAGTAGTTTCAAGTAtagcagcacacaaacacacactcacacaagcGAAAATGCAGCACGGCTACAATCcggaaaaagtttttttgtagCTCAAGTGACCACAAAAAAATCCCTGACTCTTAATGATTTAAACAGATTGAAATAACATACACACAGAAACAGTTCATTTATGACTAACCAGGGGTTAAAGAGTTCTGCCTAGAACACATttaccacatttttttttttaaaaggaatAGTCTATCCAAAAATAGTAAGGTTTGTGTAGCTCACAATGCCATAATAAttggtttgattcccagggaacaTAAAATGATACAATGTATACTTTAAAGGGGAACCAAAATTTTCCTTGGTCTTTTGGCATATAAGAGGTTTTTGTATCATTATTACATCCTGCAAGTTCCATAATTTAAAACGTCCCCATCATTTATAAAAAAGCATTTATGTATACCAATAATATCTAGCTTTAGGGACCAAGGCATTGAGATTTTCTCGTCTTTacacaatagctttaaaaaacattcaagGTATATATAACCATATAGCTATGGACTTTACTTGTTGGTCAGTTCTACCATTATCTCTTCAAGCCTGTATCTCTACAATTAAAACGGATGTTGATACAGTATATGGCAATGTGGATATAtttgcaccagctctgcaaTTCACCGGCATCGTGTCTATAGATGAgataattaaaattacactgttaTGATAGTTTGATTATAGTATAATTTGAGACTACAGACTATATAGATCTGATAATGTGAGACTATACAGCATACACACAGTGTAGAATAGTTCTTTGGGCATTATTCTGATCATTGTGTAAGCATTGAACAGAGGCTCTCATCCTTTTTGATTTTCCTGGCAAAAACATGTCCTTCACACAAAAACTAGTCTAGAGGCGTTCATAGACAACCTAGGAAATTAAGAAAGGTCTCATTTTTAAGTTTCAttacaagctgttcacacattggcAAGACAAAAAGTGAGTAATACAATTCTTGCACATAGCttctttaagaaacatttcttcttattatgtTTCAGGCttcattgatgaatagaaagttcaaaagaaaagcatttatttgaaatagaatttgtTTGTAAGAATATCAAAGTTCTTactgtcagttttgatcaatttaatgcatcccagctgaataaatataaatgtatcaaaaaaattaaataaataaatgtatttaaaaaggaagaaaacttactgcccccaaacttttaaacagtatattaaatatttaacagcGCTATAATCACTTTACTTGTTGGCagtgaacaaaatatacaaACGATCCAAATTACCCTCTTTGCTTGTGTAATTGCTGAATTCATACAAAAGTGCTGGACAAATGTGacaaatgtggaaaaaaaaaaagttttgaaaagcACAGAAAGCAGGACAACACATACGGACACACAACACCACAGTGCCAACAGCTGCATCCTGGGGAACAAAAGACCACTATGTAGACACAATTTCCCTTGGCCACACTGCCACAAGGCatgaaaatacacacacacatacacattctcACATAGTGGCCCATGACATACTGTAAGAGTGATCCGGTTCAGCACATTCGGGATATTCACAACCACCAACTACCCCCAGAGGAATCCAAAGTAGAAAGGCAGATTTGGTTTAGCTCAACGTCAGTTATCTACAAGTCTCCAAAcatctctccttctctctctctttactaTGCAGACTAAAATAGCAGCTGCTCATTTCTCAAGCTGACAAGATGCACAATAATGTCTGATAGGCAAAGAAAACTGATATTTGGATCTAACCAGTCCTGATCTAGGCTTGTAAACTAGGCATTAAACACTTAAGAGTCTTTACCTACTGGTAATTCACAGAGGAGATTAGCATGGGGCCTGGAGCTAATGAGAGAAGCTTTTTTCTGTTCCTCCAGTGCTCCTTCCTTTGCTCAAACAAAACATTAGCAGATAATGTAACGGAATTAAGAAGACAAAAGATTCAAATTGGATATtgatcagaggagtgaggtgGCAGCATTTCGGCTGGTTAAGCCTGTGATGAGGTGATTGATCCACAATGCTTGTCCTCACGTCTGAAGATGTCTGGCAGGCCTATAGTCTGCCTGACAAAGGCGGTGAATGGAACCATGAACTGGTCTGAAACCAGGACACAATGAATACAGAACGCTCAGGTCAGTCCGCAGAACCATGATTGAAAGAACGGCAGACATCAGATGACAAAGAGACACAAATAAAACTACACAATCAATGCAAATACCTTGCAAAGACTTGTATTGGCATGTAGAAAGTCGGCATAAGCATTCAGTAATGATGTAGAATGTTCAATAAGAGTGACCCAGAGCAGTGCTGATCTCTAGCAAGACAAGGGCCTCAGAGATCAATGTAAAATCAATGTTAAGGATCAGTGTTTTTCTATATGGCCAAAAAACAGTTAAACATGTAAAACCAAAGCAGCGGAAAAAAAAGTATAGAATGTAGTCAATAATATACATAATTTGCAATGGACATGAGATTGGATGAGTCATGTTCAAAACTGCCAATACACATACCTGTAACCGCACAGCTGAAATCTATACCACACAATCTATATCACTGTGCATTCAAGTCATGTTGGAATTATCTTAGTTTTGACTTTAAGActtgtaaaaacatttacatcAAAGATCTGTTGTGAAATCATGTGAAAATAAATGATTCtcttttaaaagtttggggtcagtaagttttttaaaaaaaaatatttattaaaagtcaCCAAGGCTGtgattatttgatcaaaaatacagtaaaatcagtaatgttgggaaatatatatatatatatatatatatatatatatttatatatatatatatatatatatatatatatatatatatatatatatatatatatatatatattacgttttctatttgaatgctttaaatgtaattagttactttaatggtaaagctgtattttcagcagtcTTCATAATGGCACAacttaatgtgaaatatttgtgatatttgaccttttttctgggttatataattaaaaggaaattcaaaagagcagcatttatttaaaatttaaatcttTTGGAACTTTATGTATGTCTTCactctcacttttgatcaacaTCAGTGCAatcttgctaaataaaagtattcatttctttaaaaaaaaaaaaaaaaacttacagaccccaaactagaatggtgtatatattttatttatatgttttttttaacaaaaagacATTGTTTTAGATGTGTATGAATTGCTTACTGTTCATGTTCTTGAAGATGTTTAGGATGGGGAGGATCTGTCTGTAGTACGGGACCAGCGCCTCACCCACCATATCTGCTGATACAACCAGGTGCTGCAGAACCTTCAGCGTGGTGCAGATGACCTGCCTGTTCCTCGTGTTGAGGGCGTCTGTAGACAAACACAGACAGAtgtagagacagagagagaaaagtcCAAAAACACTTTGAGGTCATAAATATTTTGACAATGTGTGAAAAATGTTGCTATTTGTTATAACCCTTACTGAGGTGTTatatttgcactttttttttttcaaactatgTCCAATACCTAAAAAATGCTTCCTTCACAGGATCCATATAGAAGATATCAATTCAGTTCTTCTAAAAAGCCTTTAATTGCATCTTGcatgatatcccacaatcctgtggtTCAGTGGTTAGTGGAAAGAATGACAAAGTATTGAATTTAAAgtggtcatgaattgagaaatcaaattttccttgatcttttgacatattcGCTTCATTTTACTGctgatttgttttttaaaaagacacaGTTAGACACAGGCCttttagagagactgaaaataaacattaatgcaGTGCCAACTATATTGGATCCGACAGTAATGTCGCAACACACAAGTGTAAGTAACAGTGTTTTTACCATGTCTCACTATTGCTTTGTCTGTTACAGATCACTTGATATTTACTGAGTATTCACACTGTAGCACTGCAGTCAAACTGTGAatagttgtggtttgctattctTTCTGATTAATGCATTGGATTATAGGATACCGAAAAAAAGCATGTATTGTTTTGATTTAGCCCATTCACTGAAATCTGGAATAAAAGCTTCAGTGAGCGACATCTTCTATTTTgtaatatatacacatttttcaCGTTATCGAAAAGAATGAACTTTGAATAGCCTTTAAGAATGACAGTGCAACAAATGATGGTAGGTTCATTCATAATTCTTTTTACACTAAACATCGTAGTCATCTTTAAGTCAATTATAACTGTGGTAACTCTAAgtatttaaactttatttttccaCAACCAAGACTTATAAAGCATAATACGTATAAATGTTTCAGACTGTTGGCAAATGTTTCAACTATACAATGAGATATTTTTCAAAAACGGAAGTTTTCAAAATATAATGGTGCGGCAGTTGAAAActattttaatatgcaaaaagTTACTCAAACAGCAGTGGGGCATTTACTTTCAAGTCTTGAATGCAACACATCCATCAAAAACAGTGTGCTTCAAAGACAGGGTGAAAAACAGGATAGAAAATAGCCTATTACGTCTAAATTAGGATGTTTTTAGATGTAAAAACCTTGATAACATTATAAGTGGACCACAgagaacattataaaataaaagaaaaatgcagTTAATAACCCCTTTAATTCataattatacttttttttcaatgtATGATTTGATTTCTACAGAGAAATAAGCTTTTATTAAATCTATTTTTGGTTATGTCTTGAATTAGCTTACATGAATTTGTTCTAGATCATTAGACATGATGTTATGATGTATCTCAAACCTTTCTGAACAAGGTTTTTAGGAGGtactttcatatatatatatatatatatatatatatatatatatatatatatatatatatatatatatataaaaaaactgttaaaagggacacttcacccaaaaatgaattcatTTACACTCCTTCACGTCATAtcctgtggaacataaaagaagatattctgaaaactgaatgtctcagttttttttccccattgaatGAAGTGGGCACCAAAACTATTCACTTACCAACattctttggaaaaaaaaaaaaaaaaactttgcagaaGAAAGACATTTATTTTGAGTGGCAGCTGTGCGCTGTACTTTAACAATAATTTCCATTTATTTCCTGCTCTTCTATATCTGAACAGCACACTATGAAATTCTAATTaccaaacaaacacagaaaacTGTTTTCCTGCCGTGTGACATTTGCACCGAAGGAGTGTTCAATAATTCATGGTGTGTGACGCGTCTGGAGGAGTGAAGATCTGTTTCTAAATCTCTCTAAATAAAGGAACCATTAATTCCTTCCTCATATTAGGCTCTAAAAATGAACGACCTCATATACCTTTTCCTTCTCTAAATACCACAGGAGCATGACATTTAGACACTTCAGTAATTGCGTTAGTTTAACTCCTGATACAAACGTATCTGCAGTCGTTCCTGCGAGAGAGGGAAGAAGTTcttctatctatatatctatctatctatctatctatcttgtctgtctgtctatctgtctatctatcttgtTCAAACTGCAATCAAGCAGGAGAaggattgttttatttaatcatCCCACAGAAGCTCATTTATTCTTGATTCTGGGCTTTGATTGGACCAGTGCAGAACACCGACCTTCTGGTTTTCACTCTCTTCAGTGTGACCTTTGCTGTATGTGTAAGGtcagtttctctctctctctcttttttggaAATTAGCTTAatcctttcctttttttttatccatgATTTAGTGTCTCCAAAGTCACAGTCTCATGCAAAGAAAAGCTTATTTTGTTAGTGTACTGTGttattttgtcttattttgttGTGCTGACAATAGGGCTAGTTGTGCTCTTAAATGCATTATATAATAATACCATTTATTAAGCAATACCATTTATGAACAGGAAGACAAGCaaaaattaaccaaaaaaaaaacaaacaaaaaaaacaatgacaaatgCTTTAAAATTCTGTGTTACATTAgcttgagggttttttttttttgttttgttgcaaaaacatttttttgttgttgttttttaaataaagaattaATAGTAAGTTACTCTATAATTTAAACAGCTTCATAACATCCCCTGGCTAACAATAAAGCATTAATGGCCAATATTGCTCTCACCATACTGGATTCTTCTTTAAATTGTCGAAACTCCAGCTGTGACGTGCATTTTcagcatttcatttcatttgcttCTAACCACCATAAACCAGATttatgttaatatatatatatatatatatatatatatatatatatatatatatatatatatatatatatatatatatatatatatatatatatatatatatatatatatatatatatatgtatatatatatatatactgtatatatatttcttgCTTTGGAATGCTTATATATATTCTTCCTCCAAGCTGTTTGGTATCATGTACCCTATGCAGATGAAGTGCATACTATGTAGCAGGGACAGACTGACCATAACTTTTGTgacttacaaaaaaataatttgttactTTGGACAGAAATTAGCAGAAAGTAAGAGGTGAAGGGAGCAGAACTCATCTTAATGCCACTCACTCTTGATTGGTATGATGAGCTGTGGAATAACAGGCAGGACCTTGCTGCCACCGTGCTCCAGCATGTCATGGATGCCCTGTCGAGCGAAGAACTCATAGGGGTGAACTGTCTCGCACAGACCATCAAAGAACAGGGGGAGGTAGTGATGGTAGTCCAGTTTTTCAATCTCCACCTGTTtaaaaacacacacgcacacagggTATGTGTTATTCTAAGTGTGTCTGTTAACCATGGAAGGCCAAAgggtttgtgtgtttttaaataaccCTTTTGCATCCGTCCTTATATAAGCCTCAACAAACAGTCACAAGCTTCAAGCCACATAAAGACCAGCCCCCGTTTTAGTGCCCCCAAGCATACCAGCACACATTCTGGAGGGGAGACTGGGGGGACAGCTGTTCAGGGGCTTTAGAGCACTCAAACATGTGACTTCCTGTTGGATCACACGTTCGCACCTGTTCTCCTTGGGTTATGAGCATGGAAACACACGTGAATAGACAAGCCTTGTTTCCTGTACTTGAGTATTTGACATACAGTCACACACACTGCTGTCTTTTTAAATCTTTTCTTCTTTCGGTCACAAGTCTCAGTCAATAGGTTTCATGATGTTGTGTTCACGCTTAAGCTAAATTTTaaatcagtaattttttttttagtaaaatacCGGAGAACTcctaaaataattatttctCTTTAAGTATTATATTAGAGAAGTATATATTAAAGATGCAtatctattatatatattttaaacaaattcttaaaggtgctaaagaggatcttttcgtcggctgagaaaccaaagactgttagtgagtttttaaaatgagcgcatgcgtaagaacaacccccctccttcacagctcatttcaagggaacgcctcccaaaactcgtgcacgagtattggaacatgagtgtttaccaccggcattcgctgtgtcgtgttagtggattcattatgtcggactcgccgcaggtaactcataatctgcagttgttagtcctgtctcctgacattgcatgcggcacctgtagagtgtggaaaaatgactggagcgcgcagccgcgcacgtctctcacaaggaacgtgatgccagtgattgacaagccagagggccaatcgtttacgcgattggctgatgtttttaaggcacTACCTCATgtacagatgatgtatattaatattattcctttcagtgcaactaataaatagtcttttatcagttagtaaagacagtttcaagtaatatttcaaatatttttattgggcaaaaatatatattaagaacccaacacatatatatttttttcagtgcatTTTTCCTCCTTCTTCTGTTGGTTGATTTTATAATGGGGTAGTTggttgaagtgtgtgtgtgtcatatgACTCCTTTACAACTGTTCTTTGTAGTCGTAGTGTCACTGATACCTGGAGCTGTGAGCTTGAAAGTGCCCAGACCTCATCAAACCCCTCCTCAGACATGaaagaacacacacaaacacacacacacggacagagagagagagagagagagagagagagagagagagagagagagagagagagagagagagagcatcaTAAGCTTAGCAAGAGGGCTGATTGCTTAGAGCCAATTTACTGGCTAACCTTGACCTTTTCTGACTTGGTCAAGATCATCTTGGTGAGTCATACAGCAAAACTCAAGTACAAAAGCAAATATGTGCAGTTCACTGGTAGAGAAATGatactcacacaaacacacacacacacagagagagagagagagagagagagaggcataGTGGGTATTCAGAACATAAAGAGCAAGAGGAGACACATGCAGCTAACCACAGACAGATGTCTCGCATCACTGGGGTGATGTCTGTGGGACACAATCTCTGCCTGTAGCATTAATCACTGGAACACTGTGAGTGAATGTGTGGGTGGATAACCCAACATGGATATTAAAACACCaacattgtggggaccagcaGGGcctgacattaacacccgccaaagGCGAGTGGATTTCAACAATGGTGTGTAACACggtcactcctactagccactttggcaggttgaattttatatataatatacatttttcaattgtagtcttttaaaacaacatctgaaaaaaataaactaagtgcaatgtagtgttgtcaaaaatatcaaatgtcgatactgaaatatctgcgggtggatttcagcagtggcgtgtaatgcagtcactcctacttgatataatatacaatttttaattgtagttttttaaaactgcatatgaaataataaactaagtgcaatttagagttgtcaaaaatataatttttcgatacatatcgatactgaaatatctgaaacgcttccaatactcattttccgcAGATCAGATACACAATACCAGCTGCGCTTTCTCACGCTCTCATCTCTCCAACAGCGAGTTGATACACAAACCTGCCTCGCTTCACTCACTTATTTCATTTgctggatgaatattgttggttttacagtgcttgaatTTCGATGTGGGATTGTGcgtattgtgcataattttactttttttttttttctcattcctgcagattttgtgctcacacccaaagaTGCAGAAGGGTTACTTTGAGGGTTTGGTTTAAGTTTAGGGCATATAATTAACTCAGTATGAAAACAATAGCAGTCATTAATAAAAAGTCCCTGCCATGatagaaaaacaaacatgtatttTGGAGCAGATCTCCAATTAAGTTTAAAAGGTCATGTTGAACATGAATGCACATACACCTGGTGTGGGTCCTGAAGGGATATTATTATTAGTTGTGAATTCAGTGCCAACACATATAGCCCGGTGTGCCGAGTCACCTTTATAAAACTCATACCCCTGCAAAGAAAGACCGACATACAACCCTGCTATAGAATACATTTTATGTGTGCAGTAGTGTCACTTGAAACTCAGTATgtgtaaaatattaaagggttagttcacccaaaaatgaaaataatgtcatttattactcaccctcatgccgttccacacccgcaagaccttcgttcatcttcggaacacaaattaagatatttttgttgaaatccaatggctcagtgaggcctacatagccagcaatgacatttctctttcaaaatccattaatgtactaaaaacataattaaatcagttcatgtgagtacagtggttcaatattaatattataaagcgatgagaatatttttggtgggccaaaaaaaataaataaggacttagtgatgggcaatttcattaagcttcagagcgttttgtgtcgaatcatgattcagatcatgtgtcaaaccgccaaacagctgaaatcacgtgactttggtgctctgaaccgctgattcgacacactgattcataatgctccgaagcttcctgaagtagtgttttgaaattggccatcactaaataagtcgttatatattttgtttggcgcaccaaaaatattctcatcgctttataatattaatattgaaccactgtactcacatgaactgatttaaataagttttaagTACATTAAGAAATGTACttgcctcactgagccatcagatttcaacaaaaatatcttaacttgcgttccgaagattaggTCTTACAgaggtgtggaatggcatgagggtgagtaataaatgacattatttttataaatgacattatcatttttaggtgaactaaccctttaagccacaACTGCAAAGATGTACCttaatttaaatcattttattttatcaccatttcaattattttcatgattaaattaaacatttttatatatatagtacactaccgttcaaaattttgggcaaagtctctaatgctcactAAGGCTACACTTAttacacagtaaaaacagtattattgtgaaatattattatattatttaaatttaaaataaatgttttagattttaatatattttgaaatgtaatttattgctgtgatgacagctgtattttcagcagccatgactccagtcttcagtgtaacaaatcattttaatattgtgatatggagataagaaatatttcttgttattaaattaaaaaaaaaaatctaatggtAGTGTATGTCTAAATTACCAAgccaaaattgcaaaaataaagttttattaaaataatatatgttTTCTTATTATGTAATATgtctaaccattttataaaaggaATAATGCACTGAAGGCCATCATATTCTGTGTTTGCATCCCTAACAATAACCTTCAGGCTTGTTTCACATCACACACAATAGCACTGTGTTTTCATTTCACcaaacatatacatttaaaaaaaaaaaaaaaaaacagaatatgTGTTCACTAATCCAACAAATTCCACTTGCTGTCATTCATTTTGCATTCCAATATCCTGTGGGGTGTGGTGAATTGAATTCATATTCCTATTTGTTAAGTAAAAGAGAGCCAATTGTAAAATTCTGAATTCGCTTACTCCTGGTGTGTGAGCGCTTATCTTTTAGACGAATTTTGATAGCTCTCATGTCTGTCAAACTATTTGTGCAAAATATTGATTTAGGGCTGCCGGAGATGTTAAAGGGAAGACAAATGATTTGTCACCAgtgcaaaaacaaagaaatatgAGAAGTGTCATAAGTGTACATGCTGCGTCTGTGACATACATAAACCACAGAATGATACTTAATGGCAGAATGCCTC is part of the Chanodichthys erythropterus isolate Z2021 chromosome 18, ASM2448905v1, whole genome shotgun sequence genome and encodes:
- the pacrg gene encoding parkin coregulated gene protein isoform X2 produces the protein MCTKMRAFEPLVKRELKTEGFTVKSTMKNSVVEIEKLDYHHYLPLFFDGLCETVHPYEFFARQGIHDMLEHGGSKVLPVIPQLIIPIKNALNTRNRQVICTTLKVLQHLVVSADMVGEALVPYYRQILPILNIFKNMNKNSGDGIDYSQQKRENIGDLIQETLEVFERYGGEDAFINIKYMVPTYESCLLN